In Acidaminococcus fermentans DSM 20731, one genomic interval encodes:
- a CDS encoding ESPR-type extended signal peptide-containing protein: MNRVYKVIFNRAKGQYQVVSELAKNGGKTSGNSLLRSIVKSGKALTSTVLTAMFVFGSVHYVNAEVVHDGDILNAGTNISVTKDDTTKTITISTDGVATSAEVDAVKTDVQNNQTAIAANTDKIADNSTEIANNKAGINQNANEIQQNKTDITANKNAITTNTGKINNNTADITELKNVNSALGLDKTKPGMKYFRANSTGEDAAAAGKDAVAIGVSAKANGKDSVALGDAARSASFAENSIAIGRKAVSGSFNGMTSDGDSSTVVTGGGKSSISIGDAANARGNSSIALGDGATVYNDGTNAQLNNNSMAIGTKASTVASNHAIAMGNSAAVTKNSHSAVAMGDSAKAEAEEAMALGKSAAASGAASIAVGTEAAASGADALAMGKSAQASGADAVAIGNGAAAGSSASVVLGKDASANAVRSVVLGPNAGVGMVGDVLGAKGSHVVIGDGAGNNIDGQQNIAIGYKTGNDVKSDHNVAIGSEAGTNIGAGGNTSEGKNVSIGYHANKNDAAVSRIQSTALGSETKAADDAVAVGYQAQANGNGSTAVGFNAQAADAASVALGQGAKASEGNVAIGNDSVANAAMISGTGYLTGQAAPKTAVSVGSASALRRITNVADGALDQDAVTVAQLKKSIDATVAQVNANVSSATASGVYYDTVTSGEGDSITLRNHDNKGTKIHNVAAGTLGTDAANVAQVNEIVDTAKTHYYSVKSANLNNYDNDLATGEDSMAAGVSAKALGDRSVALGNNTEAQSLGSITVGAGYEDPANPGSLKQTLAISGYQYNTAIGAGAQAAGNHSLAIGSLATSSIKNGGSSVDKAVAIGYSAGVSDDKAIAIGSDAKSNSKSASAIGDTAQALAENALAVGTNAQAEGVSSGAIGTKNRVTGANTYVLGSQNSTAATGTAADVSASNSGIFGNENRMEGDSNRIVGNQNVLKMESLSNNSANPKAFGNIFVTGNQNMVTGDPDTSTAGDAGSVSDITITGSENTIRSKNQKNMNLTDIQIVGNQNTVDATTQNTDLSNTQILGSHVTATLGNSVYLGSNSAYVVSGATTKGKDAYSSNGTYQYAGGTPAGIVTVGSVGKERRIQNVAAGLVSAKSTDAVNGSQLYTMTRPLRFAGDNSTIGNTSEADVNVLHRGSDQAMSLLGGADSSNLSDHNIGVVADPANNTMNVKLAKDVTGLNSITSKIVNAETVKAGDTTINNQGMTITGGPSVTKEGINANGTKITNVAAGTADTDAVNVSQLTKQSADLTEKGFGLKDQDGNIVHKSLGEDIEVTGDGKNISTKVENGTMKVVLNDDLNVTSVTTADTNGNKTVTQGSGTTITDKYGNETTIGAGGITIKPKNPAPGTSPVSLTEKGLDNGGNQIHNVAAGTAETDAVNVSQLKDEIAKNATKLVDGKNTTVTGTGTTEDPYKVNVNDNLNLGEKGENGIDGSIGVAGKDGSAVTINGKDGSIGMNGKDGKDGLTMKSAKGQDGVDGSNGANGMTRIVYEDDGHVTHEVATLDDGLKFAGNTGSVAKKLNSTMTIKGNGTKADAEYDASNIKTVVDANGDLVIGLDKNLKADTVTVGGQGKDGADGINGAIGVKGADGKDGVTISSIGKDGTNGTDGHIGINGKDGASADIHVVKGVNGVDGTDGYNGTDGIDRIVYEDHNGNTQTVATMNDGMKYGGDVGNVISKKLNGQVNVVGGIKDSSQLSMEDNIGVVSDGSDNLKVRLSKDLKGLDSVTTKTVTADTGNITTVNASTVNVGDTTITTGGVTIQNGSAGQDVTLNKDGLNNGGNKITNVAPGDISSTSTDAVNGSQLYRAENRISRLGDRVNRVGAGAAALAGLHPLDFDPDDKWDFAAGYGNYKDAHAVAIGAYYRPNEDTMFSVGGSFSGGENMVNVGVSWKFGQKNHISRSRVSMAKDMLAMKNQIETLTKKLAAYESGQPAKAIPASTHSMNFPDVPENHWAYQYVKTLAEKGYLEGYPDGEFKGDRSMTRYEYAAIIYRALQNGAPSDGNMARSVDEFGPELVKVQNIDRFRVDRISGKDNDRHKVERVRINDKEDKNRGDFRDVYGSHIQKS; this comes from the coding sequence TTGAATAGGGTTTACAAGGTTATATTCAATCGCGCAAAAGGGCAGTACCAGGTTGTTTCAGAATTAGCAAAAAATGGCGGAAAAACATCGGGAAATTCTTTATTAAGATCGATTGTTAAATCTGGGAAGGCACTGACTAGCACCGTATTAACAGCTATGTTCGTATTTGGAAGTGTGCATTATGTTAACGCAGAAGTTGTTCATGACGGTGATATTTTGAATGCCGGAACTAACATCTCTGTAACTAAAGACGACACAACAAAGACAATCACAATATCCACTGATGGGGTCGCAACCAGTGCAGAAGTGGATGCAGTTAAAACAGATGTACAAAATAACCAAACAGCTATTGCTGCCAATACTGACAAAATTGCGGATAACAGCACAGAGATTGCTAACAATAAGGCTGGGATTAACCAGAATGCCAATGAAATCCAGCAAAACAAGACGGATATTACAGCAAATAAAAATGCAATTACGACTAATACAGGAAAAATCAACAATAATACAGCCGATATTACAGAGCTAAAAAATGTGAATTCTGCTTTGGGATTGGATAAAACAAAACCGGGAATGAAGTATTTCCGCGCCAATTCCACAGGAGAGGACGCTGCAGCTGCGGGTAAAGATGCTGTTGCCATCGGTGTCAGTGCAAAAGCGAATGGCAAAGATTCTGTAGCCCTGGGCGATGCTGCTCGTTCTGCTTCATTTGCTGAAAACAGTATTGCCATTGGCCGAAAAGCTGTCAGCGGATCTTTCAACGGTATGACGTCTGATGGTGATAGCTCCACTGTGGTTACAGGCGGAGGCAAATCCAGCATATCCATCGGCGATGCAGCCAATGCTCGGGGAAATTCTTCGATTGCCCTGGGGGATGGAGCGACGGTCTATAATGACGGGACAAACGCTCAGCTCAACAATAACAGTATGGCAATTGGAACGAAGGCCAGCACGGTCGCTTCGAATCATGCAATTGCGATGGGCAACAGCGCTGCTGTGACGAAAAACAGTCATAGTGCTGTAGCAATGGGAGACAGCGCAAAGGCTGAGGCAGAAGAGGCAATGGCGCTAGGTAAAAGTGCGGCTGCTTCTGGAGCTGCCAGCATTGCGGTTGGAACGGAGGCAGCAGCCAGTGGAGCAGATGCCCTGGCTATGGGGAAGAGTGCGCAGGCCAGTGGGGCAGATGCCGTAGCTATTGGGAACGGAGCCGCTGCTGGGAGCAGTGCTTCTGTGGTTTTGGGTAAAGATGCCAGTGCCAATGCCGTCCGGTCTGTCGTACTTGGCCCGAATGCAGGGGTAGGTATGGTAGGGGATGTATTAGGGGCCAAAGGATCCCATGTGGTCATTGGCGATGGTGCCGGCAACAATATTGACGGACAGCAAAATATTGCAATTGGCTATAAAACGGGAAATGATGTCAAAAGCGACCATAATGTAGCCATTGGTTCTGAAGCTGGAACTAACATCGGGGCTGGCGGAAACACATCGGAAGGGAAAAATGTTTCTATCGGCTATCATGCGAACAAAAATGATGCGGCTGTTTCTCGGATCCAATCTACAGCATTGGGCAGTGAGACAAAGGCTGCCGATGACGCTGTAGCCGTAGGCTATCAGGCCCAAGCGAATGGAAATGGATCTACGGCAGTTGGGTTTAACGCCCAGGCAGCAGATGCAGCCAGTGTGGCTTTGGGGCAGGGGGCAAAAGCTTCAGAAGGCAATGTTGCCATCGGCAATGATTCCGTAGCGAATGCCGCAATGATCAGTGGAACCGGATATCTGACGGGCCAAGCGGCCCCTAAGACGGCTGTTTCAGTCGGCAGTGCATCGGCTTTGCGCCGCATCACCAACGTTGCTGACGGGGCACTGGATCAGGATGCCGTCACTGTGGCACAGCTCAAAAAATCAATAGACGCTACGGTAGCTCAGGTCAATGCGAATGTTTCTTCTGCAACGGCAAGTGGGGTATATTATGATACGGTCACTTCTGGAGAGGGAGACAGTATTACCCTTCGCAATCATGACAATAAGGGAACGAAAATCCATAATGTCGCTGCAGGGACACTGGGGACTGATGCTGCGAATGTCGCTCAGGTCAATGAGATCGTCGATACGGCAAAAACACATTACTACTCTGTAAAATCTGCCAATCTGAATAATTATGATAACGATTTGGCCACCGGGGAAGACTCTATGGCAGCTGGCGTGAGCGCCAAAGCTTTAGGTGACAGGAGTGTTGCCCTGGGGAATAATACGGAAGCACAGAGCCTTGGCAGTATCACAGTGGGAGCCGGTTATGAAGATCCGGCTAACCCGGGCAGCCTGAAACAGACGTTAGCCATCAGCGGTTATCAATATAACACGGCAATCGGGGCTGGCGCTCAGGCAGCCGGAAATCATTCTCTGGCAATAGGGTCTTTGGCAACCTCCTCTATAAAAAATGGTGGAAGCAGTGTAGATAAAGCTGTGGCCATTGGCTATTCTGCTGGCGTTTCTGATGACAAAGCCATCGCCATCGGCAGCGATGCCAAGAGCAACAGCAAAAGTGCTTCCGCTATTGGTGATACGGCTCAGGCACTGGCAGAAAATGCTCTCGCAGTGGGTACGAATGCACAGGCAGAAGGTGTTTCTTCCGGGGCGATCGGCACTAAAAACAGGGTCACGGGAGCAAATACATATGTTTTGGGCAGCCAGAACAGTACGGCTGCAACAGGTACAGCTGCTGATGTAAGTGCTTCGAATTCTGGGATCTTTGGGAATGAAAACCGGATGGAAGGGGACAGCAATCGTATTGTCGGGAATCAAAACGTGCTGAAAATGGAATCCCTTTCCAATAATTCTGCCAACCCGAAAGCTTTTGGTAATATCTTTGTAACGGGCAATCAGAATATGGTGACCGGAGATCCGGATACAAGTACAGCAGGCGATGCGGGCAGTGTGTCTGATATTACTATTACTGGTTCGGAAAACACCATCCGGTCAAAAAACCAGAAAAACATGAATCTGACAGATATCCAAATCGTGGGGAACCAGAATACCGTTGATGCCACGACTCAGAATACGGATTTGTCCAACACCCAGATCTTGGGCAGCCATGTAACGGCCACTTTGGGGAATTCCGTCTATCTGGGCAGTAACTCTGCTTATGTTGTATCGGGAGCCACTACGAAAGGGAAGGATGCTTATAGCAGCAATGGAACCTATCAATATGCTGGGGGGACCCCTGCTGGTATTGTAACGGTGGGCTCCGTAGGGAAAGAACGGCGCATCCAGAACGTTGCGGCTGGTCTGGTCAGTGCAAAGAGTACGGATGCTGTGAACGGAAGCCAGCTTTACACCATGACCCGGCCTCTGCGGTTTGCTGGAGATAATTCGACCATTGGCAATACTTCAGAAGCAGATGTCAATGTGCTCCATCGCGGTTCCGACCAGGCCATGTCCCTTTTGGGCGGTGCTGACAGCAGCAATTTAAGTGATCATAATATTGGGGTGGTCGCTGATCCTGCCAATAATACGATGAATGTGAAACTGGCAAAAGATGTGACTGGGCTGAACAGTATTACATCGAAAATCGTAAATGCTGAGACGGTAAAGGCTGGAGATACCACCATCAATAATCAGGGCATGACCATAACTGGCGGACCATCTGTGACCAAGGAAGGAATCAATGCCAACGGCACGAAAATTACCAACGTAGCTGCTGGTACAGCAGATACAGATGCTGTCAACGTCAGTCAGTTGACGAAACAGTCTGCTGATTTAACGGAAAAAGGGTTCGGATTAAAGGATCAGGATGGGAATATCGTCCACAAATCTCTGGGAGAGGATATTGAAGTTACCGGGGACGGCAAAAATATTTCTACGAAAGTGGAAAACGGAACGATGAAAGTGGTCCTGAACGATGATTTGAATGTAACCAGTGTAACTACCGCCGATACGAACGGAAATAAGACCGTGACCCAGGGAAGCGGCACGACCATTACGGATAAATATGGGAATGAGACAACGATTGGTGCTGGCGGTATTACGATCAAACCGAAAAATCCGGCACCAGGGACTTCTCCAGTTTCTTTGACAGAAAAGGGGCTGGATAATGGCGGCAACCAGATCCACAATGTGGCTGCTGGCACTGCTGAGACGGATGCGGTGAATGTCAGCCAGCTGAAAGATGAAATAGCCAAGAATGCCACCAAACTGGTAGACGGAAAAAATACCACAGTTACAGGCACAGGCACAACGGAAGATCCCTACAAGGTCAATGTCAATGACAATCTGAATCTGGGTGAAAAAGGCGAAAATGGTATAGACGGTTCCATCGGTGTAGCGGGCAAAGATGGCTCAGCTGTTACCATCAATGGGAAAGATGGCTCTATCGGAATGAATGGAAAAGACGGGAAAGATGGGCTTACCATGAAATCCGCGAAGGGTCAGGACGGCGTGGATGGTTCCAATGGTGCCAATGGTATGACCCGTATTGTTTACGAAGATGATGGGCATGTCACCCATGAAGTTGCCACATTAGATGATGGACTGAAGTTTGCGGGGAATACAGGATCTGTGGCCAAAAAACTGAACAGCACCATGACCATCAAAGGGAATGGGACGAAAGCAGACGCAGAATATGATGCTTCCAACATCAAGACTGTAGTGGATGCAAATGGAGATCTGGTCATTGGATTGGACAAGAATCTGAAAGCAGATACGGTTACCGTAGGCGGCCAGGGCAAAGACGGCGCTGATGGCATCAATGGGGCTATCGGTGTAAAAGGTGCTGATGGCAAAGATGGGGTTACCATTTCTTCTATAGGCAAAGACGGAACCAATGGTACCGATGGTCATATTGGCATCAATGGCAAGGATGGTGCTTCTGCTGACATCCATGTTGTAAAAGGTGTGAATGGAGTAGACGGCACGGATGGCTATAATGGCACAGATGGTATTGATCGGATCGTCTATGAAGATCACAATGGGAATACCCAGACGGTCGCCACTATGAACGATGGAATGAAGTATGGCGGTGACGTAGGGAATGTAATCAGTAAAAAACTCAATGGGCAAGTAAATGTCGTTGGGGGCATTAAGGATTCTTCTCAACTGTCAATGGAAGACAATATCGGAGTGGTATCTGATGGCAGTGATAACCTGAAAGTGCGGCTTTCAAAGGATTTGAAAGGACTGGATTCGGTTACCACGAAGACTGTTACAGCAGACACTGGGAATATCACGACGGTAAATGCCAGCACTGTCAACGTTGGAGACACCACCATAACCACAGGAGGGGTGACAATCCAAAACGGTTCCGCAGGTCAGGATGTTACGCTCAATAAAGATGGGTTGAATAATGGTGGAAATAAGATCACTAACGTAGCTCCTGGAGATATTTCATCGACCAGTACGGATGCCGTAAATGGAAGCCAGCTGTATCGTGCGGAAAATCGGATCAGCCGATTGGGAGATCGGGTGAACCGTGTTGGGGCAGGTGCCGCAGCTCTGGCAGGATTGCATCCTTTGGATTTCGATCCAGATGACAAATGGGATTTTGCTGCAGGGTATGGGAATTATAAAGATGCTCATGCAGTCGCTATCGGAGCGTATTATCGTCCTAACGAAGATACGATGTTCAGTGTGGGCGGTTCCTTTAGCGGAGGCGAAAATATGGTGAATGTAGGAGTCAGTTGGAAATTTGGACAAAAGAACCATATCTCTCGCTCTAGAGTGTCCATGGCCAAGGACATGCTGGCCATGAAAAACCAAATCGAAACACTCACGAAAAAATTAGCCGCTTATGAATCAGGCCAGCCTGCCAAGGCGATCCCTGCGTCTACGCACAGCATGAACTTCCCTGATGTACCAGAGAACCACTGGGCTTACCAATATGTGAAGACATTGGCCGAAAAAGGCTACTTGGAGGGATATCCGGACGGAGAATTTAAGGGAGATCGTTCTATGACTCGCTATGAGTATGCTGCGATCATCTACCGGGCTTTACAGAATGGGGCACCTTCTGATGGAAATATGGCCCGGTCGGTGGATGAATTTGGACCTGAACTGGTCAAAGTTCAAAATATTGACCGGTTCCGTGTGGATCGTATTTCTGGTAAGGATAATGACCGTCATAAGGTAGAACGTGTCCGTATCAATGATAAGGAAGATAAAAACAGAGGTGATTTCCGGGATGTGTATGGATCGCATATCCAGAAATCATAA
- a CDS encoding recombinase family protein → MRTIRKIEQSVPNLRPRKKVAAYARVSMESERMHHSLSAQISYYSSLIQKNPEWEYAGVYADYGISGTGIKKRQEFRRMLEDAKAGKIDIILTKSIQRFARNTVDLLRTVRHLKKLGIEVWFEKENIHTMSGDGELMLTILASFAQKESRSISTNVKWGTRKRFAKGIPNGRFRIYGYRWKGDQLVIEPKEAAVIKLIYDNFLNGLSAEATEKQLAERGVKSSNGKHFSNTSIRAILKNITYTGNLLFQKEYVTDPITGKTKINRGELPQYFVGNTHEAIIPMEVYQKVQAEQERRRKLGALANWSINTCLDGGKERYWRCAGKCGNGSIKDSTMKNLTASVLGMAFFDEGRMDELLEKAVIQNGEVVFYFKDGHTETRQYKEKIHRCRHSAAYRRYMHDLMKLARSKNPEAKVKIMELKKEWRRDDNRWKE, encoded by the coding sequence ATGCGGACAATTCGTAAAATCGAGCAAAGCGTTCCTAATCTCAGGCCACGTAAAAAAGTGGCTGCATATGCCCGAGTATCCATGGAATCGGAACGAATGCACCATTCCCTTTCAGCCCAGATTAGCTATTACAGCAGTCTGATACAGAAGAACCCGGAATGGGAATACGCCGGGGTCTACGCTGACTACGGGATTTCCGGGACGGGAATAAAAAAGCGACAGGAATTCCGGCGGATGCTGGAAGATGCTAAAGCAGGGAAGATTGATATTATTCTTACAAAATCCATCCAGCGCTTTGCCCGTAACACGGTAGACCTACTGCGTACTGTTCGACACTTGAAAAAACTGGGTATCGAGGTATGGTTTGAAAAGGAAAATATCCATACCATGAGTGGTGATGGCGAATTGATGCTGACAATCTTAGCATCCTTTGCTCAGAAGGAAAGCCGCTCCATCAGTACGAATGTGAAATGGGGAACCCGGAAGCGTTTTGCAAAAGGGATTCCCAACGGACGCTTTAGAATCTATGGATACCGTTGGAAAGGTGACCAGCTTGTTATTGAACCGAAAGAAGCGGCTGTGATAAAGCTCATTTATGATAATTTCTTGAATGGGCTATCCGCTGAGGCTACAGAAAAGCAACTGGCTGAACGGGGAGTGAAATCCTCCAATGGAAAACATTTTAGTAATACGTCCATTCGGGCGATATTAAAGAATATTACTTATACCGGCAACCTGCTATTTCAGAAAGAATATGTTACGGACCCCATTACAGGAAAGACAAAAATCAACCGTGGGGAGTTACCTCAATATTTCGTGGGAAATACCCATGAAGCCATCATCCCTATGGAAGTCTATCAAAAGGTACAGGCGGAGCAGGAACGGCGCAGGAAACTAGGGGCTTTGGCAAACTGGTCCATTAACACCTGTCTTGATGGTGGAAAGGAACGGTACTGGCGCTGCGCCGGCAAATGTGGCAATGGCTCCATCAAGGATAGCACTATGAAAAATTTGACAGCTTCTGTATTGGGAATGGCTTTCTTTGATGAAGGAAGAATGGATGAACTTCTGGAAAAGGCTGTCATCCAAAACGGCGAAGTAGTCTTTTATTTCAAGGATGGACATACAGAGACCAGGCAATATAAAGAAAAAATACATAGGTGCCGCCACAGTGCAGCATACCGGAGATATATGCATGACCTTATGAAATTGGCAAGAAGCAAGAACCCAGAAGCAAAAGTGAAAATAATGGAGTTAAAAAAGGAATGGAGGAGAGATGATAACCGATGGAAAGAATAG
- a CDS encoding SHOCT domain-containing protein, protein MDKKTFQQEVAFQVTLHLARKMLAKKLITEKEYHDFERDMLRRYQPFSGDLFTC, encoded by the coding sequence ATGGATAAGAAGACGTTTCAACAAGAAGTAGCTTTCCAGGTGACCCTGCATTTGGCTCGGAAGATGCTGGCCAAGAAGCTCATCACAGAAAAGGAATATCATGACTTTGAGCGCGACATGCTCCGACGATACCAGCCGTTTTCTGGGGACTTATTTACTTGCTAA
- a CDS encoding RNA polymerase subunit sigma-70: MPRRDGAGYGSIATELGISINTVKSFCRRNSLTAPKTGTVCEECGKPITQNPGRKRKRFCSDACRNKWWNNHLNLVRRKANYTFTCPACGKEFMVYGDSHRKFCSHDCYIAYRFRGVRHG, encoded by the coding sequence ATTCCTCGCCGGGATGGAGCAGGGTATGGCAGCATAGCTACCGAGCTTGGGATTTCTATCAACACAGTAAAATCTTTCTGCAGGAGGAATAGCCTTACAGCGCCAAAGACGGGAACTGTCTGTGAAGAGTGTGGCAAACCGATCACACAGAATCCTGGCCGGAAGAGGAAACGCTTCTGCTCGGACGCTTGCCGCAATAAGTGGTGGAATAACCATCTGAACCTGGTGCGGAGGAAAGCAAACTATACTTTTACCTGCCCTGCCTGTGGAAAAGAGTTCATGGTCTACGGGGATAGCCACAGAAAGTTCTGCTCCCATGACTGCTATATTGCTTACCGGTTTAGAGGTGTTCGCCATGGATAA
- a CDS encoding DUF7698 family protein yields MKKMEMIARFYERSLDLEKKFNEAEKAKDEKGMEACREGYQELLQEVRAEGKDFSSMMRLYSEMKQRGNKLLDVSGSYTEPERIIQMFKEFGVKEFTFSSNWTNAKDTAWVFTKMGCNLKGMVEIYSDNKKLMNNEYEKRPTFLFTL; encoded by the coding sequence ATGAAAAAGATGGAAATGATTGCAAGGTTCTACGAAAGAAGCCTGGACCTGGAAAAGAAATTCAACGAGGCCGAAAAGGCAAAAGACGAAAAGGGCATGGAAGCCTGCAGGGAAGGTTACCAGGAACTGCTCCAGGAGGTTCGGGCCGAAGGGAAAGACTTCAGCAGCATGATGCGGCTTTACAGCGAAATGAAGCAGCGCGGCAACAAGCTCCTGGACGTAAGCGGCTCCTACACGGAACCAGAAAGAATCATCCAGATGTTCAAAGAGTTTGGGGTAAAAGAATTCACCTTCTCCTCCAACTGGACCAACGCCAAGGACACCGCCTGGGTCTTCACGAAAATGGGCTGCAACCTGAAAGGTATGGTTGAAATCTACAGCGATAACAAAAAGCTCATGAACAACGAATATGAAAAAAGACCAACCTTCCTTTTCACACTTTAA
- a CDS encoding SHOCT domain-containing protein: MSLKEEGTYLATMNLAKRLLAQGLITRKEYRRFKERMEEKYKPKISTIFIE, translated from the coding sequence ATGAGCCTTAAAGAAGAAGGAACATACCTTGCGACTATGAACCTGGCAAAGCGGCTCCTGGCCCAAGGGCTTATTACTCGAAAAGAATATCGCCGGTTCAAGGAGCGGATGGAAGAGAAATACAAACCGAAGATAAGTACAATATTTATCGAATAA
- a CDS encoding type I restriction endonuclease subunit R, EcoR124 family — MKLYSMGGGSYVQAPTWEEAEETFKESLRQLRKVAPTPEAVDGLTPKGKIQFLKAYRDFDDAYSDLQVYSEYQERNLERDYHITEQDIEDYNGKFVNVKEELKKDPAGGDDPDINLAISYDLRCWHRDQIDEDYILQLMEATRTDETALIIAQDTRTKRIIKEINEEIARFRKTNPARAEILEGIWKEYQDNPSMFINQNFADVMNNRVRAKVKGLVDDFAKEWCVEPGALEFFIETYDVNKDPHEKQVNQDALKRASNIREYRKTHPNIGLKYWGLLLENIRKLYVEKLQKLLEC, encoded by the coding sequence ATGAAACTGTATTCCATGGGTGGCGGCAGCTATGTGCAGGCTCCTACTTGGGAAGAGGCAGAGGAAACCTTTAAGGAATCACTTAGACAACTTCGTAAGGTAGCTCCCACCCCGGAAGCAGTTGACGGTTTAACCCCGAAAGGGAAAATTCAGTTCTTGAAGGCTTACCGGGATTTCGATGATGCTTACTCTGATTTGCAGGTCTATTCGGAATACCAGGAACGGAATCTTGAACGGGATTATCATATTACAGAGCAAGACATAGAAGATTATAATGGCAAGTTCGTCAATGTTAAAGAGGAACTGAAAAAAGATCCTGCAGGGGGAGATGACCCGGATATTAATCTTGCCATTAGCTATGACCTGCGCTGCTGGCATAGAGACCAAATTGATGAAGACTATATCCTGCAATTGATGGAAGCAACACGTACAGATGAAACTGCTTTGATTATTGCTCAGGATACTAGGACTAAGAGAATTATTAAGGAAATCAACGAAGAAATCGCCCGCTTCCGGAAAACAAATCCTGCCCGTGCAGAGATTCTGGAAGGAATCTGGAAGGAATATCAGGACAACCCGTCAATGTTCATTAACCAGAATTTTGCCGACGTTATGAATAACCGTGTTCGTGCTAAGGTAAAAGGATTGGTGGATGACTTTGCTAAGGAATGGTGCGTTGAACCAGGAGCTTTGGAATTCTTCATTGAAACTTACGATGTCAATAAAGACCCGCATGAAAAACAGGTAAATCAGGATGCATTGAAAAGGGCAAGCAACATAAGGGAATATCGCAAGACTCATCCTAATATCGGACTGAAATATTGGGGACTTTTACTGGAAAACATTCGAAAGCTTTATGTAGAAAAGCTGCAGAAGCTGCTGGAATGCTAG
- a CDS encoding HTH domain-containing protein gives MSRKLFTEEQIAALRQNPYVYSVSRSTLVLRKSFKEIFYTEYMEGVYPKDVFKKYGFDPAVLGERRIGGALQHIKEEYAKYGCFYEGRRPADRSDTAAKVKPEDDIKALRHEVEYLRQEVEYLKKISAIKNTKR, from the coding sequence ATGAGCAGAAAACTTTTTACTGAGGAGCAGATTGCAGCGTTGCGCCAGAACCCTTATGTGTATAGCGTAAGCCGCTCTACCCTGGTCCTGAGGAAGTCCTTTAAAGAAATCTTTTACACCGAATATATGGAAGGAGTCTATCCTAAAGACGTCTTCAAAAAATACGGCTTTGACCCTGCTGTGCTGGGCGAAAGACGCATTGGCGGTGCTCTCCAGCATATCAAAGAGGAATATGCCAAATATGGTTGTTTCTATGAAGGCAGGAGACCCGCCGACAGGTCTGACACCGCCGCCAAGGTCAAGCCTGAAGATGACATTAAGGCCCTCAGACATGAAGTTGAATACTTGCGGCAGGAAGTGGAATATTTAAAAAAAATTTCCGCGATCAAGAACACAAAAAGGTAG